The segment TGATATCGGAGCCTGCAATTTTACCCTTCGACATGAAGCTATTGCAGAATTGCATATTAATGCTGCTTGTGATTCAAGCTCACGCTTTGGAAGTAACCTACTACCTTGCAGAAGAATCAGGAAATCGAGTACTTGTCGGAAATGTTGCAATCGATACTGGACTATCCAACAACATAAACAGCCTACAGTACAGTCTGCTCCAGTCGGGATACCCTGCGGCAAAGTTGTTCAGCATCTCAGAAGATCAGGGTAAACTGTACACGAACGCCACGATAGACAGGGACACACTCTGTGAATTCCAAGACCAATGTGTGCTCAATCTGGTGGCTGTTGCGTCAAACTCCGACACGGGGGATTTCTTTAAGATTAAAATATACGTTAACATTTCAGACATAAATGACAACTCGCCCATATTTCCAAAGAGCACTGTCAATATTCTGATATCAGAAGACACCGTTATCAACTCTATTTATTCTCTTGAAGGCGCCGTGGATTTAGATACTGGTATCAACTCTGTGAAGAGGTATCAGACCTCATCGCACGATTCCCCATTCCAAGCTGTGGCCGACATGTTTCCTGATGGACGATCCATGTTGAAACTTATCCTTAAACAAACATTAGATCGCGAAACAAACCCTACCCATCTGGTTCGAGTGTTGGCTTATGACGGCGGTAGTCCACCAAATACAGGCACACTCACCGTGAATGTAACAGTAGGAGATATTAATGATAATTACCCCTTATTCTCCAAACCCTCgtacaatgttacaataatGGATGATCTTCCCGTGGGCTCTTTGATAGTGAAGACTTTTGCAAGTGATAAGGATGACGGCCCCAATGCTGAAGTGCAATATCAAATAAGCTCACGGCAATCTGAGGCCATTTTTCAAACCTTTCTTATGAACGCAACAACAGGGGGAATATTTCTCAAGCAATCACTCATTTCTGGTTCTCAAGAAAGCTACAAAATTCTTATAGAGGCTAGCGACAAGGGTAATCAGCCTCTGATATCAAAATCGCAAGTCTTTGTGCGCGTGCAAGACAATCACAATAACTTTCCGGTGATCAATGTTAACGTTTTGTCTGGATCTGATACTGCTGAAGTCTCTGAGCACGCCAGTCAGGGTACAGTAGTGGCACACATAGCCGTTAAAGACCCCGACACCGGGGCAAATGGTCTGGTAACGTGTGATGTTATCAGCGACTATTTCAAGATCCAAAAGTTTGAAGAAAACGAGTACAAAGTTGTAGTCTTTGCGTCATTAAATCGAGAAACCAGGGATAGCTATGAAGTTACTGTTAATTGCAGGGACGCGGGCAGCCCACCAAGAGAGACTAATTCCACTTTTCCTGTCATTATCGTAGATGAAAATGACAATGCCCCTCgctttgaaagaaaacaatatcaGGCTAATATAGCTGAAAATAACAATGTAGGTATTAGTCTATTAACGGTTTCCGCAGCAGATGACGACATTGGCATTAATGCTGAAATCAGATATACTGTGTCTAAAGAAGCAGAAGGTATAGTAAGCATCACTGAAGCTACTGGTAGTTTGGTCCTAAAGAAATCATTAGATAGAGAACAGCAGACACGGATCGCATTCTATGTCTATGCTACTGATTCTGGAAATGTTCCATTAACCGGAACTACTACTGTGATTATAGATGTCAAAGACGTAAATGATAATGCCCCTACATATCTAGATGTCGTCTCAAAATTCACAGTATCGGAGAATTTAGCTGGGCCCAGAGTAATAGGAACTGTTTCTGCGTTCGACAAGGACGAGGGGATCAATTCAGAAGTGAGGCATTATCTGATGACCCCAAATGGCCGCGAGCCTCCTCCCTTCGAGGTGAAAGAAAACGGGACTGTGTTTGTAACCCGAACCCTCGACCGGGAAACTGTCGCTTTGTATGACTTAAAAATCATAGCTATGGATAAGGGAGTCCCTGCAAAAACGGGTACTGCTTTTATACATATCATTGTGAAGGATAAGAATGACAACGAACCGACCTTCATCTTCCCCAGCGAAGCAAATAGGTCCATCACCGTTCCATTATCAACGGTACAAAACACAGTGGTTGCTTCGTTGTCTGCaactgataaagatataggtgTGAATGCACAATTAATATACTACACAGATGATCGGAATATGACTAAGAACTTCATCATTAACAGCGCCAGTGGTGAAATCGTGCTTATACGCACATTAGACTCTGATGACCTTGGATTCTTTCAATTTAAGGTCAAAGTCAGAGATGCAGGTGATGAAACACTAACAACAGAAGACACTTTGCTCATAACTGTGATAGCAGACTCAGTTACTAACGATTCGAGTTTTTCTCGATACTATGTGATAGCTATCAGCATGTCGACAGTGACGATTGTCTTGGCCATTGTGATAATAGTTGCAATATATTTATTACGAAAAGCAGACAGCAATAAAAGAAAGCGAAACGACAGTGCTCGCTCAACAACTGACATAGTGAGCAAAGAAATAGAAGACCCCGGTTTCTATGACAACTCTCCCCCACTCCCTAAAGAGGTCTTTTATCCACCCGGTTATCACTTGGGCAGCAGGCAGTTTTTCCCTATTGATCGATCAATCTCGGTTCAGGTAACGTAGTTAATTGAATTACCATTTGATATTGCAATCTATTTCTCGTCATTTCTATTGATTTTTGATTCCCTGGCCTAAGTATTGGTACAGCTAAAAATTTGTCTTCTTCTGCCTTGTTTTCACTTGATTTATCCGTTAGAGATAGTATCAAATAATTGTTGCTACCTTGAGACTTGCTCTTTGCTTTCTTACCACTTAATCACGTGGATTTGATATTTATCCTATCCTTTTACCCGTGTTTTAAATGAACAAAGAGAAGAACAGCAAGTGTGTGTGTAGTTTGTTCATAACATGTCAGCATTATAATCTATGCCACTCACGCAAGCATTAAGGAATTACATTATGGGCCAATTGTAAGAGTTGTTCTACTTAAGGTTAATTCAGCGGGAGTTCTTTTTTGAACGTTTCATATTGGTCACCTTGAGTGTCAGAGGTtgtgtttgttcaaatgaagccTGTTGAATCTGGTAACCGTGATGTAATCATCAGCAAAGTCAACATGTAAAAGCcctgaccaatgaaatcaaaatcattCTTTATCATGATTTTAATCTTTGCTGGTTTTCATAGTGACGCATTGAAAAGTGACACTATGAAGAGAAATAAGTTTCAATTGAATCAAAGAAAACATCCATTCTCTAACTATTGTACTCGTAATCTTAGTATTCAAAAATTAATATGCCACGGCACCaagatttcattttaaatatttcaaggCGGCATTAAGAACACTGGATATCGGTTTGACTAGACATATTTGatcttgtttaatgttttgAACTTCGCCAGAAAATTCCCTTTTAAAATTGTTGTAGCAGACATCAAGAATCTGTTTTGTTAATGAACTTAATTATTTCGTTAAACTGAAAGCTAGATACACTTAATTTCACATTCAGTggttgtatatatattgtttagatGAGCAGCTACAAACGAATTTAAAAGATGATTGTcagttttacaaaaaaaaatctgaatttGAGACTAATTGTCCAACATACTGCGACACAAGACTCCTTTAAATTCAAATTAGCGTCAaccaaatcatttaaaaatcattaaatttatCTTGATCATCACGGAAACCTCATTTCACGAATTTAAGTAaccaaaattttcattttgctatgTCATATAATTACCCCAACGATATCTAAGTAATTTAAACTCCGAGACTTTAAACAAATTTTTTGGTTGAGCACACCGACACTGGTAAATTTGCATGATTTGTATGCAAAGTATTGCACATATACAATTGTATactagaaaattaatttttcattaaagaTATGATTGACATTCAAATAGTATGACTGTATTTGAAACTTTCTTCATTTTGCACGATGTTCCATACCTCATCATCGTTAATTCACAGGTTCCACCAACAATCCCGGAAGCTGACCCCCTTCCTAAAATCCCGAGTGACCCGGCATTGTGGGAAGGATGTGAAACCGTGAACGAAAACGAAAGAAACCGAAACCAACTAATGACCCTGCAGTACCACCAGTCACTAATGAGAATACAAAGCGTCAAGCGCTCCAATTCGGTAAAGATGATTTGTCGCATTTCTTCTTTTGgaataaatcatttaattttctCTCTGCAGTTACATCTAAAATAAGAATTTGACACAGTAATTAAGACACTTGTCTTCATTCTGATGGAATTTTATAATGCAAGTCTGGCGAATtgacgaaaaaaaaaaccctgtctGTTACATTAATATTAcatgtttttatatcattaatataaTGGACTTAGCTATTCCTTCGTTATCATACACAAATGGAAATTCCGTCCAAGAAGTGCAGTTACTAGTAATTCCATTTAACTTTGAGAATCTCGAATAGCAATTTCTGGTAGCAATTATACGATTTGATGCAcattgtaaaaatctcaaaatttATGAATAGTAAGCGAGTACAGAATGCATGTACACATTTGTATGATGAATTCAGCATATCCGCATAATTTCATTAATCGGAATAAATACTTGATATATGTACTGTACTTTTTAATTCACCTTTCAATGTATAATTACAAAGAACGATTCAGCGTTTATGTAAAATTGCAAATGGCTGATTTAAAGATTTAGCTCTTTCAAAACTAAAACAGTAAATTATCATAACTTTCAGCTAGGGATTTCTGGAAATCTGAAATTAATGTTCGagttgtttgtaaatttgattaggCTGTTTTTCAAGAGCCCAAGTTTTCAGcggacaaaaaaaaaagaatcaaaTTGATCATTAGGCCTGCGGCGGATATAAGTAATGGAtatgtgtttattttatttcaacacatgcatTAGGTTCATGACCACGATATGGATATCAATTTAATCTTTCAATTAGTCAATGAATTCGGTACATGGACTATCTGCTTGCAATAATTTCTATCTTGTAGAGTAAATACTATTGTGACAGGGTGAAATTTATTGTTACTCTAAGCTGTGGCCttaatctattttgtatttctttttgtAGACAATTTGACGAATTGGCAGTTGAACCATAGCAAGTATTAATTAGATCTATCTTCCCCCATGGGACTGCTCTTCACAAGAAATAAACTAACAGAGAATGTATTAACAAGGAGATTATTTGACTGTGTAAATATGGCGAGCAACTGAGAAAAATCTCAACATAAATATTGATTCACCTGTTTTTACAAACTGATACGAAAGTTATACATGGAACAAAAGCTTCTTATGCAGATGAAAACGGAAGCCGATCTTGTGTAAGCACGCGACGAATCAGGTCGAAGAAGGCCGAGCAATGACGAATAAACACAGCCCCGAGAAATGACAACCAATCGAACAGTAATCGTAAGTTTACAAGGATTGTACATTTTAAGTGCAAGATGAAAACACTTTTAAAGGATAATCGCCCAGGATTTTGTAAACCCATTACATTTTAGATTTGACATAAAGAGAATCCAAGTGTTGAATATATCATACTTGATCTCAAAAAACATACCCGAAAcgaaaatatacatcattttattttaaagacaTTGAATGAAATACAAGTTTTTGCAAGTTCATTGATTAAAAACCTCCTTTGTTGGAAATTAAAAGTTGAGTCTACTTGAACATAGGTAACAAGCTCTTTGCTTGCCAATTAGAAAAACTCTTGTATATTTCACATAAACAATCTACCCTTCAAAACTGCCAATCAAACTTTTCAGTGCTCTTCATTTTACATTAAGAAAACTTCAGATTTTGTCCCGCTAATTGTACATGAACATGCATATCGCGATGATTATAGTATTAACGTTTAAAAGCGAATGTGTATAGTATTCAACTCTTTTAAAAGGCTGTCAGTTGatttaataaattttttaatCTGTTGTCATTTAGCTGAAGCTTTCAATAAATATTGGTTTAAGATCGTGTGTTTCCCCTTCTATACAATGCTTAAATACAATTGTCAGACTTATTCAACATGTCCCCTAGTTTGTCGGTGTACTTATTGACACGATCAATTTCAATAAACTTTTTTATTCAACCGACAATTTAATCCGGAAGTGCAATTATATTAAGCATGCTTTCTCTTTCTTACAGGTCGAACTGATGAAAATGACAAATGTACCCGAAGTTCCACAACCGGAAACCTGGTATTTCGACCAGCCCAGAAACTGACAATTTTGGCTTTCAGAACAGCAAGCTTCCAATAACTAGACAATTATCTTTTCTGCTTAGTTGTAAATGGTGTGCCAAAGGCTTAGTGTGAACCCCTTAATGGATGGAAGAAGAGATTTTATTGCAATAATTGAgatgattttcataaaattatgtcTGTGTGTATGATAGTGAGAGCTCTTAAATTGTTGATGGcatattgtattgttatgtTAATATGGTGCtataaaatgttataaaattggattaaaaattcatcaaattgAAGACCCTTTCTTCCCGTATGATTGAACACGATACACTTTAAAATGATACAAGGttcacttaaaaaaaaaaaaaccaacggTATCAAAATGGCCAAAATCCGTCAGTATGGAATGATTGTCTATgctatgtatatattgtacatttataggGACCCACAGCGTTAAATGAATATAACGTGTTACTGTGTGTTCTATGAAAAGACTGTAATTATCTAGCAAATGAGCACGAACACGCCGGGCCATAAATACTGTGTTTTATTCTGCTCAATACAAGTGGTACAAAAGCGTGTTCATTACGCTGATTGGTGAACAGATTTGGTGGTCTTTTCACCGCTTGATCTCTTTGAAAACTCGATGACATTAACCCGAAATGAATTACAGAGTATACATCTGAGAAAGAGAAAGCCCGCTCCCCGAGGCTTGTTATTTTTGGGGGTAATGTACATTCTCAAGAAACCATATCGTTCTTGCATTGATACAGTACCTTTAAAAATCCTAAACGTGAAATAAACGGGTTTTTGGGATTGATCCGGCTGAATTTATGCAACCTCAAGTTCACTCGAGAAGATAACCAAAGTGACACGACTGGAAATTTGAATAGAGAAACTTGATATCCGGTTTTACGTATTTATCTAACACAACATATGCTAAACACTGGATGTGTTGCCACTTGAAGATATGTAATAGAATATGAGAATTGTCCGTTATCTAATTGATATACTGTACCAGAAATAACACGCAGAATACAGGTTATACAAAAGTAGTAAAACAGTCTCACAAAACACCTGTTTTGATTAAGAGTCCAATTACAATCCATGTATAATCATCTACCTTTGGGATAAAAAGCTTCAAAATTCACATGCATAATACATTATATTCTAAAAGTATTAATTGAACATGTGAaatatacatcatgtacatgtagtgctATATTTGACTGTCAGGTATGTTTCACTAACGATGGAAACTGTTCCACTGCATAATAACCATCTTGCTTTTGTAGAAATACATGTACGCTATTTAGAATGTATCATTATGATATATAAATAGATGTTTAAAAACAGCTTTCTGAAGGCTGACCATGGATTTTGATATTGGTTTTACTACACAGTACTCGGCAAGGGGTCAGTGTAATGCGCTGCTCGTGGGCAGTCATTGTCCTCGAGAGTTTTTGATGTTGACCGTGGACTGATGACTGTCGCAGATAGTGCCATGATATCTCCCTCGAACACATTTTCATGTGTGACCATCAGACGCTATCAGGACTAAATTGAATTCTTTTCTGCAGATGATGACGGTGGTTAATACTCTGTGGCGAACGCACTATCAAACGGCAATTTGCTTTTCAGCGTTAATGGCGCGACACGCTCTTTATGTCGCCAAAAGTTGTCCCATCGAAAAATTGTTGTTGTAAATTATAGATTCGATGTGTAAACAGGAAAAATATGGTTATTTGATTGCAGAGTCACAGTATAAATGCACGggtattttttcatttcaacatttattttttaaacgtGTACGGTTGATAGGTCCCCGTGACTTGTTTGATCAAGGCACAAATAACACTTATTGAAAACCTATTTGCATAAGCTATAcatacattaaattttaaacagCAAATTTGACTTTTCtaatttatttctttgtatATTAAATACACGACACTTT is part of the Ostrea edulis chromosome 2, xbOstEdul1.1, whole genome shotgun sequence genome and harbors:
- the LOC125678661 gene encoding protocadherin-11 Y-linked-like — protein: MKLLQNCILMLLVIQAHALEVTYYLAEESGNRVLVGNVAIDTGLSNNINSLQYSLLQSGYPAAKLFSISEDQGKLYTNATIDRDTLCEFQDQCVLNLVAVASNSDTGDFFKIKIYVNISDINDNSPIFPKSTVNILISEDTVINSIYSLEGAVDLDTGINSVKRYQTSSHDSPFQAVADMFPDGRSMLKLILKQTLDRETNPTHLVRVLAYDGGSPPNTGTLTVNVTVGDINDNYPLFSKPSYNVTIMDDLPVGSLIVKTFASDKDDGPNAEVQYQISSRQSEAIFQTFLMNATTGGIFLKQSLISGSQESYKILIEASDKGNQPLISKSQVFVRVQDNHNNFPVINVNVLSGSDTAEVSEHASQGTVVAHIAVKDPDTGANGLVTCDVISDYFKIQKFEENEYKVVVFASLNRETRDSYEVTVNCRDAGSPPRETNSTFPVIIVDENDNAPRFERKQYQANIAENNNVGISLLTVSAADDDIGINAEIRYTVSKEAEGIVSITEATGSLVLKKSLDREQQTRIAFYVYATDSGNVPLTGTTTVIIDVKDVNDNAPTYLDVVSKFTVSENLAGPRVIGTVSAFDKDEGINSEVRHYLMTPNGREPPPFEVKENGTVFVTRTLDRETVALYDLKIIAMDKGVPAKTGTAFIHIIVKDKNDNEPTFIFPSEANRSITVPLSTVQNTVVASLSATDKDIGVNAQLIYYTDDRNMTKNFIINSASGEIVLIRTLDSDDLGFFQFKVKVRDAGDETLTTEDTLLITVIADSVTNDSSFSRYYVIAISMSTVTIVLAIVIIVAIYLLRKADSNKRKRNDSARSTTDIVSKEIEDPGFYDNSPPLPKEVFYPPGYHLGSRQFFPIDRSISVQVPPTIPEADPLPKIPSDPALWEGCETVNENERNRNQLMTLQYHQSLMRIQSVKRSNSTI